A window of [Clostridium] innocuum genomic DNA:
CAGTGGTACCTGTAGCACCTGTATTTCCGGTAGCCCCAGTTGGTCCCGTGGCTCCCGTCGGCCCGGTCGGCCCAATATCTCCGGTAGCACCAGTTACACCAGTTGCTCCGGCAGCGCCTGTACTACCGGTGGCTCCCGTCGGTCCTGTCGGCCCAATATCTCCGGTAGGACCAGTTACACCGGTTGCTCCGGCAGCGCCTGTACTTCCGGTAGCCCCTGTCGGTCCGGCAGGTCCGGTAGGCCCAGTTGCTCCATTTTCACCCGTAGCGCCAATGGCACCCGTCGGTCCGGTATTTCCGTTTGCCCCAGTTGGTCCTGTAGCTCCGATAGGGCCTGTTGCCCCTGTATTTCCAGTAGCACCAGTTGCGCCTGTCGGCCCGGTAGCTCCTACGCCGGGTCCTGTCGGTCCCGTAGCCCCTGTAACTCCGGTATCACCGCGGGGAATAACGAAATCCAGTACATGATTTGGCCCCCCGCTGTCATGTACCTGTGCCGGTGTTCCCGGGTCAGCTGTTGTTGTGGAACGAATGGTTATCGTCTCAGATAATCCGGTAGCGCCCGTAGCGCCGGTGAGACCTGTATTTCCGGTAGCTCCTGTAGCTCCAGTGGCACCTGCTTCTCCTGCCGGACCTCTGAATCCCCGCGGCCCCCGCGGTCCAGGACAGCAGCATACATCATAGTCACCCTGGTCACAGGATGAAGAACTGCATTCATTGCAGCAGTTTTTGTCATCAAAATCATAGTCATCATAATGCATATCGTTCACCTCATTTATGTTAATTCATTTTAGTATATGGCTGAGCTTAAAAATGGGGAATGGTATTGTCCCGGTTCCGATGAAAAGACATGATTTTTTTAAGTATCCGGCAATCAGCTGTTAACTGATTGTCCGGTTTTATGAAAGAAAAACGATTCGGATGTGCAGTTGTCTATCAGGATATAGCGATTCCTGCGCTGGCATAGCCGGCAACTGTGTTGACAAGGCTCAATCCGGCAGCAGTAGCAGTGAATACAAGCAGCAGTCTGGTCTGGTTCGTAACTGCAATCGATAGACCTGTTGTTGTACCGGAGGATATCGTTCCGATAGCGATTACCCCGGTTATTGCCGGAGCAAGTGTCACAACTGCTCCTGGGACAGCTGTGAAGGAATTGTTTGGTGCTGTAGACTGATAAAGTGTTGCTGTGATCGTTACAGTGGAGCCAACCAGCGACAAAGCGGCAGTGGTTGAGAAAAAAGCAGAAATGGAAGTTATGGTACCTGCTCTTGGCATGGAAAATGCAAAGTTTGTCAGCGTTCCCGCTGCATTGGTCAGGTCAATAACACCACCTACAATGCTGACACCTGGCGCAGAGCTGCCGAAGCCGACAAAGCCCGGTGTACCAACAAGTCCGCCAGCAATCGTTGTTAGTGATAACGGAATACCGGAGCTGTAAGGAATGATTGCAGAGCTTCCTGCCAGACCGGTAGCTCCGGTTGCTCCAGTGACACCGATTGCGCCATCAGCTCCAGTAGCACCAGTGGCTCCGGTAGGTCCTG
This region includes:
- a CDS encoding collagen-like protein — protein: MHYDDYDFDDKNCCNECSSSSCDQGDYDVCCCPGPRGPRGFRGPAGEAGATGATGATGNTGLTGATGATGLSETITIRSTTTADPGTPAQVHDSGGPNHVLDFVIPRGDTGVTGATGPTGPGVGATGPTGATGATGNTGATGPIGATGPTGANGNTGPTGAIGATGENGATGPTGPAGPTGATGSTGAAGATGVTGPTGDIGPTGPTGATGSTGAAGATGVTGATGDIGPTGPTGATGPTGATGNTGATGTTGVTGADGAIGPTGPIGDPGPQGEPGPQGEPGPQGEQGPQGETGATPIVRVGSTTTSEPGTPADVSYVETPDGIELNFIIPRGDTGPGGGGGGLLAYGGKYNDSAQTLNLLIGAEQQLPLPVDMSASNVDLAPVNALTIVTSGVYEINYMFNASASLGAAVTLAVRRNGAAIPSTEERHLLAIATESIYSGSVIEPLSAGDIIDMAVSAAIALTLTLSTGVTVTLSVKRLNDALAN